In Candidatus Sodalis pierantonius str. SOPE, one DNA window encodes the following:
- the nusB gene encoding transcription antitermination factor NusB, whose protein sequence is MKPAARRRARECAVQALYSWQLSHNDIADIEVQFLAEQDTSDVDVAYFRELYAGAATNAQELDKLMAPYLSRQLEELGHVERAVLRIALFELNKRQDVPYKVAINEAIELAKTFGAEESHKFINGVLDKVAPEIRPNRK, encoded by the coding sequence GTGAAACCAGCCGCTCGTCGCCGTGCTCGTGAATGTGCCGTCCAGGCGCTTTACTCATGGCAATTATCACATAACGACATCGCCGATATCGAAGTCCAGTTTCTGGCGGAGCAGGACACGTCGGATGTGGATGTCGCTTATTTCCGTGAGCTGTATGCCGGCGCGGCGACGAATGCCCAGGAGCTGGATAAGCTGATGGCGCCCTATCTTTCACGTCAGCTGGAGGAGCTCGGTCACGTGGAGCGCGCCGTGTTGCGCATTGCGCTGTTTGAACTGAACAAGCGCCAGGATGTGCCTTACAAGGTCGCCATCAACGAAGCTATCGAGCTGGCCAAAACCTTTGGCGCAGAAGAGAGTCATAAGTTTATTAATGGTGTGCTGGACAAGGTGGCCCCAGAGATTCGTCCCAACAGAAAATAG
- the ribE gene encoding 6,7-dimethyl-8-ribityllumazine synthase — translation MNVIEGVVAAPNARVAIAIARFNHFINDSLLDGAVDALKRIGQVKDENITVVWVPGAYELPLAVSALADSKNYDAVVALGTVIRGGTAHFEFVAGECSAGLSAVAARTALPVAFGVLTTESIEQAIERAGTKAGNKGAEAALTALEMINVLQAIKA, via the coding sequence ATGAACGTTATTGAAGGTGTTGTTGCAGCTCCCAATGCGCGCGTCGCTATCGCTATTGCGCGCTTTAACCACTTCATCAATGACAGCCTGCTTGATGGCGCCGTCGACGCCCTGAAACGCATCGGCCAGGTCAAAGACGAAAATATCACCGTGGTCTGGGTGCCGGGCGCTTACGAATTACCGCTGGCGGTCAGCGCGTTGGCCGATAGCAAAAACTATGATGCCGTCGTGGCGCTGGGCACGGTTATCCGTGGCGGCACCGCGCATTTTGAATTCGTCGCCGGCGAATGCAGCGCCGGGCTGTCCGCGGTCGCCGCGCGCACCGCGCTGCCGGTGGCGTTCGGAGTGCTGACCACCGAAAGTATCGAACAGGCCATCGAACGCGCCGGCACCAAGGCCGGCAATAAGGGCGCGGAAGCCGCACTGACCGCGCTGGAAATGATCAACGTATTGCAAGCCATCAAAGCGTAA
- the dxs gene encoding 1-deoxy-D-xylulose-5-phosphate synthase, with product MSLDTKKYPTLVLADNPMELRQLPKECLVALCDELRQFLLDSVSRSSGHFASGLGTVELTVALHYVYNTPFDRLIWDVGHQAYPHKILTGRRDRIATIRQRNGLHPFPWRGESEYDQLSVGHSSTSISAGLGMAVAAEHEGLGRRTVCVIGDGAITAGMAFEAMNHAGDVKSDLLVVLNDNEMSISENVGALNNHLAQILSGKLYSTLREGGKKVLSGIPPIKELVKRTEEHIKGMVVPGTLFEELGFNYIGPVDGHDVQGLVQTLKNMRAKKGPQLLHIMTKKGRGYAPAEKDPISWHAVPKFDPQIGTLSKSGGGCPSYSAIFGDWLCATAAGDDKLMAITPAMREGSGMVAFSRQYPRQYFDVAIAEQHAVTFAAGLAIGGYHPVVAIYSTFLQRAYDQVIHDVAIQNLPVLFAIDRGGVVGADGQTHQGAFDLSYLRCIPNMVIMTPSDENECRLMLHTGYHYRAGPSAVRYPRGNGTGAPLSELYELPLGKGVVRHEGVGVAILNFGTLLPEAEEAAKALNATLVDMRFVKPLDGALIKELAASHQALVTVEENAIMGGAGSGVNEFVMHQRLQVTVLNIGLPDHFIPQGGQEEIRADLGLDGAGIRRQIENWLA from the coding sequence ATGAGCCTTGATACAAAGAAATACCCGACGCTGGTCCTGGCCGATAATCCTATGGAGCTGCGCCAGTTACCCAAAGAGTGTCTGGTGGCGCTGTGCGATGAGCTGCGGCAATTTTTGCTCGACAGCGTCAGCCGCTCAAGCGGCCATTTCGCCTCGGGGCTGGGGACGGTGGAACTGACGGTGGCGCTGCATTACGTCTACAATACGCCGTTCGATCGGCTGATTTGGGATGTCGGCCATCAGGCCTATCCGCACAAAATCCTGACCGGACGTCGGGATCGCATCGCCACCATCCGCCAGCGCAACGGCCTGCATCCGTTTCCGTGGCGTGGCGAAAGCGAATATGACCAGCTTTCGGTAGGCCACTCCTCCACCTCCATTAGCGCCGGGCTCGGCATGGCGGTGGCCGCGGAGCATGAGGGATTGGGCCGCCGCACGGTCTGCGTTATCGGCGATGGCGCCATCACCGCCGGTATGGCGTTCGAGGCCATGAATCACGCCGGCGATGTCAAATCCGATTTGCTGGTGGTGCTTAACGACAATGAGATGTCCATTTCGGAAAACGTTGGGGCGCTCAATAACCATCTGGCGCAGATCCTGTCCGGCAAGCTTTACTCTACCCTGCGCGAGGGCGGCAAAAAGGTGCTGTCCGGTATTCCGCCCATCAAGGAGCTGGTGAAGCGCACCGAAGAGCACATTAAGGGCATGGTGGTGCCCGGCACGCTGTTCGAGGAGCTGGGATTTAACTATATCGGCCCGGTGGACGGCCATGATGTGCAGGGTCTGGTGCAGACGCTAAAAAATATGCGCGCCAAGAAAGGGCCACAGCTGCTGCATATCATGACTAAAAAAGGCCGCGGCTATGCGCCGGCGGAGAAAGACCCCATTAGCTGGCATGCAGTGCCGAAATTCGATCCTCAAATCGGCACCCTGTCGAAAAGCGGCGGCGGATGCCCCTCCTACTCGGCCATTTTCGGCGATTGGCTGTGCGCCACCGCCGCCGGCGACGATAAGTTAATGGCGATTACTCCCGCCATGCGCGAAGGCTCCGGCATGGTTGCCTTTTCACGCCAATATCCGCGCCAGTATTTTGATGTCGCCATCGCCGAGCAGCATGCGGTCACCTTCGCCGCGGGTCTGGCCATCGGCGGTTATCACCCTGTGGTCGCTATCTACTCCACCTTTTTGCAGCGTGCCTACGATCAGGTGATCCACGATGTGGCGATTCAGAATCTGCCGGTGCTGTTCGCCATCGATCGCGGCGGTGTCGTGGGCGCCGACGGCCAGACCCACCAGGGCGCGTTCGATCTCTCTTATCTGCGCTGTATTCCCAACATGGTCATCATGACGCCCAGCGACGAAAACGAGTGCCGTTTGATGCTGCACACGGGATATCACTATCGGGCTGGGCCGAGCGCGGTGCGCTATCCGCGCGGTAACGGCACCGGCGCCCCGCTCAGCGAGCTGTATGAATTGCCGCTGGGGAAAGGGGTTGTGCGCCACGAGGGGGTCGGCGTGGCGATTCTCAACTTCGGTACCTTGTTGCCCGAGGCCGAGGAGGCGGCAAAGGCGCTGAACGCGACGCTTGTGGACATGCGCTTCGTCAAACCGCTCGACGGCGCGCTCATAAAGGAGCTGGCCGCCAGTCATCAGGCGCTGGTGACGGTTGAGGAGAACGCCATCATGGGCGGTGCCGGCAGCGGCGTGAACGAATTCGTCATGCACCAGCGGCTGCAGGTGACGGTATTGAACATCGGCCTGCCGGACCATTTCATCCCCCAGGGGGGCCAAGAGGAGATCCGCGCCGATCTGGGCCTCGACGGCGCTGGGATCCGCCGGCAAATCGAGAACTGGCTGGCCTAA
- the pgpA gene encoding phosphatidylglycerophosphatase A codes for MLAAKRRINLSNPWHLLATGFGSGMFPWMPGTVGSLAAIPFWCLLVLLPWQLYSLAVMFSLCLGVYFCHQTARDMGVHDHGCIVWDEFVGMWITLMALPVNDWRWVLAGFLLFRLLDIWKPWPIRWFDRKVHGGMGIIIDDVVAGIIAAGVLYWVGHHWPLF; via the coding sequence ATGCTGGCCGCCAAGCGGCGGATTAACCTTTCCAACCCCTGGCATTTGCTGGCAACGGGCTTCGGCAGCGGCATGTTCCCCTGGATGCCCGGCACCGTGGGCTCGCTGGCAGCGATTCCGTTTTGGTGCCTGCTGGTGCTGCTGCCGTGGCAGCTGTATTCGCTAGCGGTTATGTTCAGTCTTTGCCTGGGCGTCTACTTTTGCCATCAGACGGCGCGGGATATGGGGGTCCACGACCACGGCTGCATCGTTTGGGATGAATTCGTCGGCATGTGGATTACCCTGATGGCCTTACCGGTAAACGATTGGCGGTGGGTGCTGGCGGGCTTTTTACTGTTCCGACTGCTGGATATCTGGAAACCCTGGCCGATTCGCTGGTTCGATCGCAAGGTACATGGCGGCATGGGCATCATTATCGACGATGTGGTGGCCGGGATCATCGCCGCCGGCGTCCTTTACTGGGTCGGGCATCACTGGCCGCTGTTTTAG
- the ispA gene encoding (2E,6E)-farnesyl diphosphate synthase — MIDFARTLEDSRQQVDAALEHYLHTLTRQQAPLVQAMRHGALLGGKRLRPFLVYQTGRLFGLTPASLDAPASAIECIHAYSLIHDDLPAMDNDAQRRGLPTCHVKFGETTAILAGDALQTLAFSILADAEIPEVSAQDRLQMISTLAAASGADGMCLGQALDLAAEGQQVSAARLETIHRHKTGALIRAAVRMGALAAGERGGPALGYLDRFAAAIGLAFQVQDDILDVVGDSQTTGKRQGADQELGKSTYPALLGLDMARAKAQDLYHESLASLECVAALGYDTATLVALARYIIERDK, encoded by the coding sequence ATGATCGATTTCGCCCGCACGTTAGAAGATAGCCGCCAGCAGGTGGATGCGGCGTTGGAACACTATCTGCACACCCTTACCCGCCAGCAGGCGCCGCTTGTCCAGGCCATGCGCCACGGCGCTCTGCTGGGGGGCAAACGGCTGCGGCCCTTTTTGGTTTATCAGACCGGCCGGCTATTCGGACTCACGCCCGCAAGCCTTGACGCGCCGGCGAGCGCGATTGAGTGTATCCATGCCTATTCGCTGATTCATGACGATCTGCCGGCGATGGATAACGATGCGCAGCGCCGCGGTTTGCCAACCTGCCACGTCAAATTCGGTGAAACTACCGCCATTCTGGCCGGTGATGCGCTGCAAACGCTGGCTTTCAGCATCCTGGCCGATGCGGAAATACCTGAGGTCAGCGCACAGGATAGGCTGCAAATGATCTCGACCCTGGCCGCCGCCAGCGGCGCCGACGGCATGTGCCTCGGGCAGGCGCTCGATTTGGCGGCGGAGGGTCAGCAGGTATCCGCCGCACGTCTGGAGACGATTCACCGGCACAAGACCGGCGCCCTTATCCGCGCCGCGGTGCGGATGGGCGCGCTGGCGGCCGGCGAACGCGGCGGCCCGGCGCTGGGCTATCTCGATCGTTTCGCTGCCGCCATCGGCCTGGCTTTCCAGGTACAAGACGATATTCTTGATGTCGTGGGCGACAGCCAAACCACCGGCAAGCGGCAGGGAGCGGACCAGGAATTAGGCAAAAGTACCTATCCGGCCCTGCTGGGACTGGACATGGCGCGGGCCAAGGCTCAGGATCTGTATCACGAATCGCTAGCATCCTTAGAATGTGTCGCCGCACTCGGTTATGATACCGCCACGCTGGTGGCGCTGGCGCGCTATATTATTGAACGTGACAAATAA
- a CDS encoding FAD-binding protein has translation MAEQFEVVVIGAGAAGMFCVAQAGQLGRRVLLLQFRDPVHDSV, from the coding sequence ATGGCAGAACAGTTTGAAGTGGTGGTCATCGGCGCCGGCGCGGCGGGCATGTTTTGCGTCGCCCAGGCGGGCCAATTGGGTCGCCGCGTGCTGTTGCTGCAGTTCCGAGACCCTGTACACGATTCTGTGTAA
- a CDS encoding YajQ family cyclic di-GMP-binding protein produces MPSFDIVSEIDMQEVRNAVENANRELSTRWDFRNVLASFELNEKNQTIKAASESDFQVEQLIEILREKLVKRGIEGGAIELPDELEHSGKTYSVDAKLKQGIETGLAKKIVKLIKDSKLKVQAQIQGEQVRVTGKARDDLQQVIALVKGGELGQPFQFTNFRD; encoded by the coding sequence ATGCCCTCATTTGATATCGTGTCAGAAATTGATATGCAAGAAGTTCGTAATGCGGTGGAAAACGCCAATCGCGAACTGAGCACCCGCTGGGACTTTCGCAATGTCCTGGCCAGCTTTGAGTTGAATGAAAAAAATCAGACCATCAAGGCCGCCAGCGAATCGGATTTTCAGGTGGAACAACTGATCGAAATCCTGCGCGAAAAACTGGTCAAGCGCGGCATTGAAGGCGGCGCTATCGAATTGCCGGACGAACTGGAGCACAGCGGGAAAACCTACAGCGTCGATGCGAAGCTCAAACAGGGGATCGAAACCGGCTTGGCCAAGAAAATCGTTAAACTCATTAAAGACAGCAAGCTGAAAGTGCAGGCGCAGATCCAGGGCGAGCAGGTCCGCGTCACCGGCAAGGCCCGCGACGACCTGCAGCAGGTTATCGCGCTGGTCAAAGGCGGGGAGCTGGGTCAACCCTTCCAATTCACCAACTTCCGCGATTAA
- the ribD gene encoding bifunctional diaminohydroxyphosphoribosylaminopyrimidine deaminase/5-amino-6-(5-phosphoribosylamino)uracil reductase RibD has translation MEHDEVFLARAFELARRGRFTTAPNPNVGCVIVRDGRIVGEGYHQRAGEPHAEVYALRTAGEAARGATAYVTLEPCSHHGRTPPCADALIDVGVARVVAAMPDPNPQVAGRGFYRLQQAGINVRHGLMLPEAEAVNPGFLKRMRTGFPWVRLKLAASLDGRTAMASGESQWITSPEARRDVQRWRAESDAILSTAATVLADDPALTVRWPSLPEDVQAHYPQDRLRQPVRVIIDSANRVTPAHRVAHEEGRTWLARLAPDGLSWPASVEQLQLPAREGPDGAQLDLVVLMMQLGHRQINSLWVEAGAGLSDALLSIGLVDELILYQAPKLLGADARPLCLLPGLQQLNAAPGFTLLDVRQVGPDIRLRLKPGEGV, from the coding sequence ATGGAGCATGATGAGGTTTTTCTCGCGCGCGCATTTGAACTGGCGCGCCGCGGACGCTTTACTACCGCGCCCAATCCTAACGTGGGCTGCGTTATCGTCCGCGATGGACGCATTGTGGGCGAAGGTTATCACCAGCGCGCCGGCGAGCCGCATGCCGAAGTGTATGCGCTGCGCACGGCGGGAGAGGCGGCGCGCGGCGCCACCGCCTATGTCACCCTTGAACCCTGCAGCCACCACGGCCGCACGCCCCCCTGCGCCGACGCGCTGATAGACGTCGGCGTGGCGCGGGTGGTGGCCGCGATGCCCGATCCCAACCCGCAGGTCGCGGGCCGCGGCTTCTACCGGCTCCAGCAGGCGGGCATTAATGTCCGCCACGGCTTGATGTTGCCCGAGGCGGAAGCGGTAAACCCGGGCTTTCTCAAACGCATGCGCACCGGTTTTCCCTGGGTCAGGCTCAAGCTCGCGGCATCGCTCGATGGCCGCACCGCCATGGCTTCCGGGGAGAGCCAGTGGATTACCTCCCCCGAGGCGCGGCGGGATGTTCAGCGCTGGCGTGCCGAAAGCGACGCTATTCTTTCCACCGCCGCCACGGTGCTGGCGGACGATCCCGCCCTGACGGTGCGCTGGCCGTCGCTGCCGGAGGATGTTCAGGCTCACTATCCCCAAGATCGGTTGCGTCAGCCGGTGCGAGTGATCATCGACAGCGCCAACCGCGTGACGCCCGCTCATCGGGTCGCACATGAGGAAGGGCGAACCTGGCTGGCACGCCTTGCGCCGGACGGTCTGTCGTGGCCGGCGTCCGTCGAGCAGCTTCAACTGCCGGCGCGCGAAGGGCCGGATGGCGCGCAGCTTGATTTGGTGGTGTTGATGATGCAACTGGGCCACCGTCAGATCAACAGCCTGTGGGTTGAGGCGGGCGCCGGTCTGTCCGACGCGCTGCTGAGCATCGGATTGGTGGATGAATTGATATTGTACCAGGCGCCGAAATTGCTCGGCGCCGACGCCCGCCCTCTGTGTCTGCTGCCGGGACTGCAACAACTTAACGCGGCGCCGGGGTTTACGCTGCTTGACGTCCGGCAGGTGGGGCCGGATATCCGCCTGCGTTTGAAACCCGGCGAGGGTGTTTAA
- a CDS encoding IS256-like element ISSoEn2 family transposase, with amino-acid sequence MDEKQLQALANELAKNLKTPEDLSHFDRLLKKISVEAALNAEMTHHLGYDKNQPKPGTNARNGYSTKTVTTGDGPLALRTPRDRDGSFEPQLVKKNQTRITGMDNQILSLYAKGMTTREIAAAFKELYDADVSPALVSKVTDAVMEQVVEWQNRPLDAVYPIVYLDCIVLKVRQDSRIINKSVFLALGINIEGQKELLGMWLAENEGAKFWLNVLTELKNRGLNDILIACVDGLKGFPDAINAVYPEARLQLCIVHMVHNSLRFVSWKDYKAVTRDLKAIYQAPTEEAGLQALEAFSSAWDIRYPQISRSWQANWANLATFFAYPTDIRKVIYTTNAIESLNSVIRHAIKKRKVFPTDDAVKKVVWLAIQAASQKWTMPLRDWRMAMSRFIIEFGDRLDGHF; translated from the coding sequence ATGGACGAAAAACAGTTGCAGGCTCTGGCTAACGAACTGGCCAAAAATCTCAAAACCCCTGAAGATCTCAGTCACTTCGATCGGCTGCTGAAAAAAATTAGCGTCGAAGCAGCTCTCAATGCCGAAATGACCCATCACCTCGGCTACGATAAAAATCAGCCTAAACCGGGGACCAACGCCCGCAACGGCTATTCCACAAAAACCGTTACCACTGGCGATGGCCCGCTGGCGCTGCGTACTCCGCGCGATCGTGACGGTTCCTTTGAACCGCAACTGGTGAAGAAGAACCAGACCCGGATTACCGGGATGGATAACCAGATTTTATCGTTGTACGCCAAAGGGATGACCACCCGCGAGATCGCCGCCGCGTTCAAAGAGCTGTATGACGCCGATGTCTCGCCGGCGCTGGTCTCAAAGGTCACCGATGCGGTCATGGAGCAGGTTGTCGAATGGCAAAACCGGCCTCTGGATGCAGTCTATCCCATTGTTTATCTTGACTGTATCGTTCTAAAAGTCCGGCAGGACAGCCGCATCATCAACAAATCTGTGTTCCTGGCGCTGGGCATCAACATCGAAGGCCAGAAAGAGTTGCTAGGTATGTGGCTGGCCGAAAATGAAGGCGCAAAGTTCTGGCTGAACGTGCTGACAGAGCTGAAAAACCGCGGCCTGAACGATATCCTTATCGCCTGCGTAGACGGGCTGAAAGGTTTCCCTGACGCTATTAACGCGGTGTATCCGGAGGCGCGGCTCCAGCTGTGTATCGTACATATGGTGCACAACAGCCTGCGGTTCGTCTCCTGGAAGGACTACAAGGCCGTCACCCGCGACCTGAAAGCTATCTATCAGGCCCCTACGGAAGAAGCCGGCTTGCAGGCGCTGGAAGCGTTCTCCAGTGCCTGGGACATCCGCTACCCGCAAATAAGTCGAAGCTGGCAGGCAAACTGGGCCAATCTGGCCACGTTCTTTGCCTACCCAACGGACATCCGCAAGGTGATCTACACGACCAACGCCATCGAGTCGTTAAACAGCGTGATCCGGCATGCCATCAAAAAGCGCAAGGTGTTCCCGACTGACGACGCAGTGAAAAAGGTGGTGTGGCTGGCGATACAGGCGGCCTCACAGAAATGGACAATGCCTTTGAGGGACTGGCGCATGGCAATGAGCCGCTTTATTATCGAGTTCGGTGACCGCCTGGACGGTCACTTCTGA
- the thiL gene encoding thiamine-phosphate kinase, protein MACGEFDLIDRYFNRMRSTRRDVVVGIGDDCALLSVAEKKWIAVSTDTLVAGTHFLPDISPSDLGYKSLVVNLSDLAAMGADPAWLSLALTLPSVDEGWLAAFSDSLFQQLDYYDMQLIGGDTTRGPLSLTLIIQGLVPSGRALTRDGARIGDWIYVTGTLGDSAAGLAILQNRLQVKDAEDRQYLLARHLRPQPRILQGQALRDLASAAIDISDGIITDLRHILARSDCGARINLDDVPTSAALRRHATPDQALRWALGGGEDYELCFTVPEINRGALDVALGHTGAPFTCIGQIGPRSEGIQFMRHHQPVEYDWHGYDHFKTDDSE, encoded by the coding sequence ATGGCATGTGGTGAGTTTGACCTCATTGACCGCTATTTTAACCGGATGCGCAGCACGCGCCGGGATGTGGTGGTGGGCATCGGCGATGACTGTGCGCTGCTGTCGGTAGCTGAAAAAAAATGGATTGCCGTCAGTACGGATACGCTGGTGGCGGGCACGCATTTTCTGCCGGACATCAGCCCTTCTGATTTGGGCTATAAGTCGCTGGTGGTCAACCTCAGCGACCTGGCCGCCATGGGCGCCGATCCGGCCTGGCTGTCGCTGGCGCTGACCTTGCCCTCGGTAGACGAGGGTTGGCTGGCTGCCTTCAGCGATAGCCTGTTCCAGCAGTTGGATTACTACGATATGCAGCTCATTGGCGGCGATACCACCCGCGGTCCGTTAAGCCTGACGCTGATCATCCAGGGTTTAGTTCCCTCCGGCCGCGCGCTGACCCGCGACGGCGCCCGAATAGGCGACTGGATCTATGTCACCGGCACGCTGGGGGATAGCGCTGCCGGCCTGGCGATACTGCAAAATCGCCTGCAGGTAAAGGATGCGGAGGATAGGCAATATTTGCTGGCCCGCCATTTGCGCCCGCAGCCGCGCATTCTACAGGGCCAGGCGTTGCGCGACCTCGCCAGCGCCGCCATTGATATCTCCGACGGTATTATCACGGATTTGCGCCACATTCTTGCCCGTAGCGACTGCGGGGCCCGCATTAACCTCGACGATGTTCCCACTTCTGCGGCGCTGCGGCGCCACGCCACGCCCGATCAGGCGCTGCGCTGGGCGCTCGGCGGCGGTGAAGATTACGAACTGTGCTTTACGGTGCCCGAAATTAATCGCGGCGCGCTGGATGTCGCGCTGGGCCATACCGGCGCGCCGTTTACCTGCATCGGCCAGATCGGTCCGCGCAGCGAAGGGATACAATTTATGCGCCATCACCAGCCGGTAGAGTATGACTGGCACGGGTATGACCATTTCAAAACGGACGATAGTGAATGA
- a CDS encoding Bro-N domain-containing protein: protein MTALAISPFTFENHPVRILLKNGEPWFVAQDVCDALKIINSRDALGKLDYDEKSLFRNLCICLILICSIQHQKQVNLWTKNSCRLWLTNWPKISKPLKISVTSIGC, encoded by the coding sequence ATGACCGCATTAGCTATAAGCCCTTTCACATTTGAAAATCATCCAGTCCGTATCCTACTAAAAAATGGCGAACCATGGTTTGTTGCTCAGGACGTCTGTGATGCTTTAAAAATAATCAATAGCCGCGATGCATTAGGCAAGCTGGACTATGATGAAAAGAGCCTGTTTAGAAATTTGTGTATTTGCCTGATTTTGATATGTTCAATCCAACATCAAAAACAGGTTAATTTATGGACGAAAAACAGTTGCAGGCTCTGGCTAACGAACTGGCCAAAAATCTCAAAACCCCTGAAGATCTCAGTCACTTCGATCGGCTGCTGA
- the thiI gene encoding tRNA uracil 4-sulfurtransferase ThiI, which translates to MKFIIKLFPEITIKSQSVRLRFIKILTSNIRNILKECDESVAVVRHWDHIEVRTGNELRRPQVADALTRIPGIHHILAVEERPWQDMHDIYLQTLAMYRDHLVGKSFCVRVKRRGTHDFTSQDVERYVGGGLNQNVENTRVKLTHPDETVLLEIDNDRLLLITERLEGLGGFPISTQEDVLSLISGGFDSGVSSYMLMRRGCRVNYCFFNLGGAAHEIGVRQVAYHLWRRYGLSHKVRFVSLDFEPVVNEILAKVDDGQMGVVLKRMMVRAASAMAERYGIQALVTGEALGQVSSQTLTNLRLIDNASDTLILRPLISHDKEHIITLARQIGTEEFAKTMPEYCGVISKSPTVRAVKSRIEQEEGQFDFAVLDAAVAQAQVLDIHEIDAAAAAAPITEVETTAELGSGDVVLDIRSQDEQEGRPLSLDNVAVQTLPFYKLGSQFGDLDQSKYYLLYCDRGVMSRLQALYLREQGFHNVKVYRP; encoded by the coding sequence ATGAAGTTTATCATCAAACTGTTTCCGGAAATCACGATAAAAAGTCAATCCGTGCGGTTGCGCTTTATTAAAATTCTTACCAGCAATATCCGCAATATTCTCAAAGAGTGCGATGAGTCGGTGGCGGTGGTACGCCATTGGGATCATATCGAGGTGCGCACCGGCAATGAACTCCGTCGTCCTCAGGTGGCCGATGCGTTGACCCGCATTCCCGGGATCCATCACATTCTGGCGGTGGAGGAGCGTCCCTGGCAGGATATGCACGATATTTACCTGCAAACGCTGGCGATGTATCGCGACCATCTGGTGGGCAAAAGCTTTTGCGTGCGGGTAAAACGCCGCGGCACGCACGATTTCACGTCGCAGGATGTCGAGCGCTACGTCGGCGGTGGTTTGAACCAGAATGTGGAAAATACCCGCGTTAAACTGACCCATCCGGACGAAACGGTACTGCTGGAAATCGATAACGACCGACTACTGCTGATAACCGAACGCCTCGAAGGCCTTGGCGGCTTCCCTATCAGTACCCAGGAGGATGTGCTGTCGCTGATTTCCGGTGGCTTCGATTCCGGCGTTTCCAGTTACATGCTGATGCGCCGCGGCTGTAGGGTGAATTACTGCTTTTTTAATCTTGGCGGCGCAGCGCATGAGATCGGCGTCCGTCAGGTGGCGTATCATTTGTGGCGCCGTTATGGTCTGTCGCATAAAGTCCGCTTTGTGTCCCTTGATTTCGAGCCGGTAGTGAATGAGATTCTGGCAAAGGTGGACGATGGCCAGATGGGCGTAGTGCTAAAACGTATGATGGTGCGCGCGGCGTCGGCCATGGCCGAGCGCTACGGGATCCAGGCGCTGGTGACCGGCGAGGCGCTGGGGCAGGTCTCCAGCCAGACGCTGACCAATTTGCGTTTGATTGATAATGCTTCGGATACGCTTATCCTGCGTCCGCTCATCTCCCATGACAAAGAGCATATCATCACGCTGGCGCGCCAGATAGGCACGGAAGAATTCGCGAAAACCATGCCGGAATATTGCGGGGTGATTTCCAAAAGCCCGACCGTGCGGGCGGTGAAAAGCCGCATCGAGCAGGAAGAGGGGCAATTCGATTTCGCCGTGCTGGACGCGGCGGTGGCGCAGGCGCAGGTGCTGGATATCCACGAGATTGACGCCGCCGCGGCCGCCGCGCCGATAACCGAAGTGGAAACGACCGCCGAATTGGGCAGTGGCGATGTCGTGCTGGATATCCGCTCGCAGGATGAACAGGAAGGCCGCCCGCTGTCGCTGGACAATGTGGCAGTGCAGACGTTGCCGTTTTACAAACTGGGCAGCCAATTTGGCGATCTGGATCAGAGTAAATATTACTTGCTTTACTGCGATCGCGGGGTGATGAGCCGCTTGCAGGCGCTCTATTTGCGCGAGCAGGGTTTTCATAATGTGAAGGTTTACCGCCCGTAA
- the xseB gene encoding exodeoxyribonuclease VII small subunit, producing the protein MPKKTEQPVSFETALKELEQIVTRLESGKLPLEQALNEFEQGVQLARQGQKTLQQAEQRVQILLNDTPDAQLIPFAPENDAL; encoded by the coding sequence ATGCCAAAAAAAACTGAACAACCCGTCAGTTTTGAAACTGCCCTAAAAGAGCTGGAGCAGATAGTCACCCGCCTCGAATCCGGGAAATTGCCGCTGGAGCAGGCGCTTAACGAATTCGAGCAGGGCGTGCAGCTGGCGCGCCAAGGTCAGAAAACGCTGCAACAGGCGGAACAGCGGGTGCAAATCTTGTTAAATGACACGCCAGACGCACAGCTTATTCCCTTTGCGCCGGAAAATGATGCGCTATGA